One genomic window of Halobellus limi includes the following:
- a CDS encoding glycosyltransferase produces the protein MAPASVAAFTDTYLPTVNGVSYTIQTWRDRWRERGGTMRIVYPGSAEYDPDPEEYPVRSLPFPMYEGFRIGTPRVPEAVEDVDVVHAHTPFAVGIGGARLARSEDLPLVTSYHTPTAEYADYLTSRPRVEHSIERLAERYERWFLSRSDAIVCPSADARDRVRETVDVDTPTVVLSNGVDVDFFAPTDPDAFRERHGLPEGPLIGYTGRHGYEKNLSEFVRAADGVDATVVIGGDGPARGDLESLADSLDVDARFLGFLPREELPAFYSALDAFVFPSPVETQGLVALEANACGTPVVAVDAGALSNTVEDGVTGYHYEHGDVADCRDAIGRVLDERESLAESCLSHREELSVERVVDQLSALYDRVIGEKG, from the coding sequence ATGGCTCCCGCCTCGGTCGCCGCCTTCACCGACACCTACCTGCCGACAGTCAACGGCGTCTCCTACACGATTCAGACGTGGCGGGACCGCTGGCGCGAGCGCGGCGGCACGATGCGGATCGTCTACCCCGGCAGCGCCGAGTACGACCCCGACCCCGAGGAGTATCCGGTTCGGAGCCTGCCGTTCCCGATGTACGAGGGCTTTCGCATCGGCACGCCGCGGGTCCCCGAGGCCGTCGAGGACGTCGACGTCGTCCACGCGCACACCCCGTTCGCCGTCGGCATCGGCGGGGCGCGACTCGCCCGCAGCGAGGACCTGCCGCTCGTGACCTCCTATCACACGCCGACCGCGGAGTACGCGGACTACCTCACGTCCCGACCGCGCGTCGAGCATAGCATCGAGCGACTGGCCGAGCGGTACGAGCGGTGGTTCCTCTCCCGCTCGGACGCGATCGTCTGTCCCAGCGCGGACGCCAGAGACCGCGTCCGCGAGACTGTGGACGTCGACACGCCGACGGTCGTGCTCTCGAACGGGGTCGACGTCGACTTCTTCGCGCCGACGGACCCCGACGCGTTCCGGGAACGCCACGGCCTTCCCGAAGGCCCGCTGATCGGCTACACCGGCCGCCACGGGTACGAGAAGAACCTCTCGGAGTTCGTCCGCGCGGCCGACGGCGTCGACGCGACGGTCGTCATCGGCGGCGACGGTCCCGCGCGCGGGGACCTCGAATCGCTGGCGGACAGCCTCGACGTCGACGCGCGGTTCCTCGGTTTTCTCCCCCGCGAGGAGCTGCCGGCCTTCTACTCCGCGCTCGACGCGTTCGTCTTCCCGAGTCCGGTCGAGACGCAGGGCCTCGTCGCGCTCGAGGCCAACGCCTGCGGGACGCCCGTCGTCGCGGTCGACGCGGGCGCGCTCTCGAACACGGTCGAGGACGGCGTCACGGGGTATCACTACGAGCACGGCGACGTGGCGGACTGCCGCGACGCGATCGGTCGGGTGCTCGACGAACGCGAGTCGCTCGCCGAATCCTGTCTGTCACACCGCGAGGAGTTGAGCGTCGAGCGCGTGGTCGATCAGCTCTCCGCGCTCTACGACCGGGTCATCGGCGAAAAGGGGTAG
- a CDS encoding DUF5804 family protein yields MTRVCFVGSEDVDVQYELLSRETAREALSTYQRYAPFENSLAVDTVSLGAAVSLCNDLNWYLVRFVDLALVREPSIAADEWLSRSLAAAVRDGDVRPGETGERLAIYGVEEGRLVEPMYVTRRPDGTVPGYDLREVEETVTVRVTGEEFDAA; encoded by the coding sequence GTGACGCGCGTCTGCTTCGTCGGTTCCGAAGACGTCGACGTGCAGTACGAACTGCTCTCGCGGGAGACCGCACGCGAGGCGCTCTCGACGTACCAGCGGTACGCCCCGTTCGAGAACTCGCTGGCGGTCGACACGGTGAGCCTCGGCGCGGCCGTCTCGCTGTGCAACGACCTGAACTGGTATCTCGTCCGGTTCGTCGACCTCGCGCTCGTCCGCGAGCCGAGCATCGCCGCCGACGAGTGGTTGAGCCGCTCGCTGGCGGCCGCCGTCCGCGACGGCGACGTACGGCCCGGGGAGACCGGCGAACGCCTCGCGATCTACGGCGTCGAGGAGGGACGGCTGGTCGAGCCGATGTACGTCACCCGGCGGCCGGACGGAACCGTCCCCGGATACGACCTTCGAGAGGTGGAGGAGACGGTGACCGTCCGCGTGACCGGCGAAGAGTTCGACGCCGCCTGA
- a CDS encoding PRC-barrel domain-containing protein, translating to MDETPQKITTLVGREVYSNEGVFVGEVADVRLDLTERQAVTGLALTQLNDELFSDLVGSKKGVILPYRWVRAVGDVILVNDVTLHDVIEQMTQPNGEDKEDSAVA from the coding sequence ATGGACGAGACCCCCCAGAAGATCACGACCCTCGTCGGCCGCGAGGTGTACTCGAACGAAGGCGTGTTCGTCGGCGAGGTCGCCGACGTCCGGCTCGATCTCACCGAGCGGCAGGCCGTGACCGGACTCGCGCTCACGCAACTCAACGACGAACTCTTCTCTGACCTCGTCGGCAGCAAGAAGGGCGTCATCCTGCCGTACCGCTGGGTCCGCGCCGTCGGCGACGTCATCCTCGTCAACGACGTCACGCTCCACGACGTCATCGAGCAGATGACACAGCCCAACGGCGAGGACAAAGAGGATTCCGCGGTCGCGTAA
- a CDS encoding glycosyltransferase family 4 protein gives MALRALNYLELESRLDRSGIGTAADQQRAALERTDVEVVTSPWRGGDLPTGLRSALSGHGLFGEYDVAHCNLVGPGSLAVARRAKRDGTPLILHTHVTREDFAESFRGSTTVAPALGRYLKWFYSQADLVLCPSEYTKRVLESYPVDAPIRPMTNGVDVEALEGFEDLRGEYRERYDLEGTVVFLVGNVFERKGLSTFCRVAEATPYDFAWFGPYDTGPHASTAVRRWTSNPPENVTFTGWIDDIRGAYGAGDVYLFPTKNENQGIAVLEAMACGKAVVLRDIPVFEEFYTDGHDCLKCETEAEFVDAVERLAEDEDLRERLGANARETATEHSLDRVGERLAATYREVREAKRAGRPVDVEE, from the coding sequence GTGGCTCTCCGCGCGCTCAACTACCTCGAACTCGAATCGCGGCTGGACCGCAGCGGCATCGGGACCGCGGCGGACCAGCAGCGGGCCGCCCTCGAACGGACGGACGTCGAGGTCGTGACCTCGCCGTGGCGCGGCGGGGACCTACCGACGGGCCTCCGGTCGGCCCTCTCCGGTCACGGCCTCTTCGGCGAGTACGACGTCGCCCACTGCAACCTCGTCGGCCCCGGCTCGCTCGCGGTGGCGCGCCGCGCGAAGCGCGACGGTACTCCCCTGATACTCCACACGCACGTGACGCGCGAGGACTTCGCGGAGTCGTTCCGGGGGTCGACGACCGTCGCGCCGGCGCTGGGGCGGTATCTGAAGTGGTTCTACTCGCAGGCGGACCTGGTGCTCTGTCCTTCGGAGTACACGAAGCGCGTCCTCGAATCGTACCCCGTCGACGCGCCGATCCGCCCGATGACGAACGGCGTCGACGTCGAGGCCTTAGAGGGGTTCGAGGACCTCCGCGGGGAGTACCGCGAACGCTACGACCTCGAGGGGACGGTCGTCTTCCTCGTCGGCAACGTCTTCGAGCGGAAGGGCCTCTCGACGTTCTGCCGGGTCGCGGAGGCGACGCCCTACGACTTCGCGTGGTTCGGACCCTACGACACCGGCCCGCACGCCTCGACGGCGGTCCGGCGGTGGACGTCGAACCCGCCCGAGAACGTCACGTTCACCGGCTGGATCGACGACATCCGGGGGGCGTACGGCGCGGGCGACGTCTACCTCTTCCCGACGAAGAACGAGAACCAGGGCATCGCCGTCCTCGAGGCGATGGCCTGCGGGAAGGCGGTCGTCCTCCGCGACATCCCGGTGTTCGAGGAGTTCTACACCGACGGCCACGACTGTCTCAAGTGCGAGACCGAAGCGGAGTTCGTCGACGCCGTCGAGCGTCTCGCGGAGGACGAGGACCTCCGCGAGCGACTCGGCGCAAACGCCCGGGAGACCGCGACGGAACACAGTCTGGATCGGGTCGGCGAGCGACTGGCGGCGACTTATCGGGAGGTCCGCGAGGCCAAGCGGGCGGGGCGGCCGGTCGACGTCGAGGAGTAG
- a CDS encoding tRNA sulfurtransferase: MIGHGDFGTKSSGVRAQMAERVARDVEAALEADGIAAAVERPWSRIVVRTDRPRAAARVAATLPGIAFARPAVAVDPEMTAIRTAVRRLATAGPHDASETYAVDSDRIGPADAHDFSSRDVDVEAGRVVGEVTGASVDLDDPDRTYRIEVREREAFVSATRFEGPGGLPVGTQGRVAVLVSGGLDSPVAMWRLLRRGCVAVPVYVDLGAYGGADHRARALEAVRTVAERAPRADLRPRIVDGGGLVDRVVESAEHTRMLSLRRAMLAAAEGVAETVDAHSVATGEALGQKSSQTGWNLAVTDAAASLPVHRPLLTEDKPDIVAMARELGTYTDATLPVGCDRIAPAHPETNATLDDVLDAEPDGLLDTAREAGRSAELGSL, translated from the coding sequence CTGATCGGTCACGGCGACTTCGGGACCAAGAGCAGCGGCGTCCGCGCGCAGATGGCCGAGCGGGTCGCCCGCGACGTCGAGGCCGCCCTGGAGGCCGACGGGATCGCGGCCGCCGTCGAGCGCCCGTGGTCGCGGATCGTAGTCCGGACCGATCGCCCGAGGGCGGCCGCCCGCGTCGCCGCGACGCTGCCCGGGATCGCGTTCGCCCGCCCCGCCGTCGCGGTCGACCCCGAGATGACGGCGATCCGAACGGCGGTCCGCCGGCTCGCCACGGCCGGCCCGCACGACGCCTCTGAGACGTACGCGGTCGACAGCGACCGGATCGGCCCCGCGGACGCACACGACTTTTCGAGCCGAGACGTCGACGTCGAGGCGGGACGGGTCGTCGGCGAGGTCACCGGCGCGTCGGTGGACCTCGACGACCCCGACCGGACCTACCGGATCGAGGTCCGCGAGCGGGAGGCGTTCGTCTCCGCGACTCGGTTCGAGGGTCCAGGCGGGCTCCCCGTCGGGACGCAGGGGCGTGTGGCCGTCCTCGTCAGCGGCGGCCTCGACTCCCCGGTCGCGATGTGGCGACTCCTCCGACGCGGGTGCGTCGCGGTCCCCGTCTACGTCGATCTCGGCGCGTACGGCGGCGCGGACCACCGCGCTCGCGCGCTCGAAGCCGTCCGGACGGTCGCCGAGCGCGCCCCCCGAGCGGACCTGCGCCCCCGGATCGTCGACGGCGGCGGACTCGTCGATCGCGTCGTCGAGAGCGCAGAGCACACGCGGATGCTGTCGCTCCGCCGCGCGATGCTGGCCGCGGCCGAGGGCGTCGCCGAGACGGTCGACGCCCACAGCGTCGCGACGGGGGAGGCGCTGGGACAGAAGTCGAGTCAGACCGGCTGGAACCTGGCGGTCACCGACGCCGCGGCGTCGCTGCCGGTCCACCGCCCGCTGCTCACCGAGGACAAGCCCGACATCGTGGCGATGGCGCGGGAACTCGGAACGTACACCGACGCGACGCTGCCCGTCGGCTGTGACAGGATCGCGCCCGCCCACCCCGAGACGAACGCGACGCTCGACGACGTGCTGGACGCCGAGCCCGACGGACTCCTGGACACGGCGCGGGAGGCGGGGCGAAGCGCCGAACTCGGCTCTCTCTGA